From Parasphaerochaeta coccoides DSM 17374, a single genomic window includes:
- a CDS encoding divergent PAP2 family protein translates to MELLLTNSPLIASFLALFTAQMLKPIIVAILERRFEPSMLVSTGGMPSSHTAAVIALATATGIIQGIGSNYFAIAVVLAGVVTHDAMGIRREAGKQAQAINEWNKILVKLSTSKDKTPEVLKTMLGHSFPQVLGGVLLGLFYGFLTPTFF, encoded by the coding sequence ATGGAACTGTTATTGACCAATTCACCGCTTATTGCCTCGTTTCTCGCCCTTTTCACTGCACAGATGCTCAAGCCGATCATCGTCGCCATCCTTGAAAGGCGGTTTGAACCCAGCATGTTAGTCTCCACAGGGGGCATGCCATCATCCCATACTGCTGCCGTCATAGCCCTTGCGACCGCGACAGGCATCATCCAGGGCATTGGTTCCAACTACTTTGCCATTGCGGTCGTCCTTGCCGGCGTCGTCACCCATGATGCAATGGGCATCAGGCGGGAAGCCGGTAAGCAAGCGCAGGCGATAAACGAATGGAACAAGATTCTCGTCAAACTTTCCACCAGCAAGGACAAGACGCCGGAAGTCCTCAAGACGATGCTCGGACATTCTTTCCCTCAAGTCCTCGGTGGCGTGCTGCTTGGACTTTTCTACGGATTCCTGACCCCAACCTTTTTCTAG